ACCTCAGCGCTCGGGAGCAGGGTAACCCACCCCCATCGTGTTACGCCGGAGAACGGTTCGGTGTCAAGAGCGCGACAGAACGGGCGCGTTGTGCTAACCCGGAAGGCCATGGGAACCAGCTCGGTGCCGGACCGTGACCGGCCTGTCATGCCCGAGGGTTACGGCGTCCCCGCCTCCAGCGACGGCCTTCTCGAGTGGCCGGCGGTCGAGGACCGGTTGGTGGCCTCGTCCCAGTACTGGATGGCGACCACCCGCCCCGACGGGCGCCCCCACGTGGTCCCCCGGTGGGGGGTGTGGGTCGACGGGCGGTTCTGGTACGACGGCGCGCCCACCACCGTCCACGCCCGCAACCTCACCCACAACCGCGCCTGCACCCTCCACCTGGAAGACGGGTGGAAGGCGGTGATCGTGGAAGGCACGTCCGGGCCGGCCTCACCTCCCGGGCCCGAGCTCGGTGCCCGGCTGTCCCAGGCCTTCGCCGCGAAGTACGCCGGCCGAGGCTACGAACCGGGGCCCGACGCCTGGGAGGGGGAAGGCGCGGGCGGCCTGTGCGTGCTCATGCCCTCCAAGGCCATGGCCTGGTTCGACTTCCCCAACGACGTCACCCGGTTCCGGTTCGGCTGACCGTGCCAGCTGGGGACCGAGGTCACCCGGTGTTCTCGGCCCGGCGGTAGAGGCGGGTGGTGAGGGGGGCGAAGACCGCGGTCAGGGCCAAGGCGACCAACAGGACCACGGTTATCTCGCCCGTCAGCACCTCGCCGTTCATAAGGCCCCGCACGGCCGTGGTGAGGATGGATATGGGGTTGACGTCGACGAACGCCTCCAGCCACCCGGGCAGGGTGGTGGGGTCCACGAACACGTTGGAGAGGAACGTGAAGGGGAAGATGCCCATGAACCCGGCGTTCATCACCGCGTTGGGGGCCCGCATGACCAGGCCGATGGTGGTGAACACCCACGAGAGGGCAAAGGCGAACAGCACGACCAGGCCCAGGGCGCTGACCACCCCGACCACGCCCGCATCCGGCCGGTAGCCGAGCAGCACGCCCACCAGCACGATCACGGTGCCGGCCAGCAGGTAGCGGGCGCTGTCGCCCAGCAACGAGCCCACCAGCGGAGCCGGCCTCCAGATGGGCAACGAGCGGAACCGGTCGACTACACCCTTGGTGAGGTCGGTGTTGAGGGCCACGCCCGAGTAGACGGTCGTGAACAGCACGGACATGACCAAGATGCCGGGCAGCAGGTAGTCGAGGTACTCCCGGGTCGACCCTGCGATGGCACCACCAAAGATGTACGTGAACATGAGCACGAACATGATCGGGGTGATGGTCACGTCGAGGAGTTGCTCGGGGACGTGCTTGACCTTCAGCATCCCCCGCCACCCAAAGGCCACGGCCGCCGCCGCGGGGCCGGGGCGAGGCGGCCGTGGCGCGGTAGAGATGGCCCGCCTGACAGCCTCGGCGTCCGCGGCCGCGGGAGGTGAGGCCTTGGGGGTCGCGGTCCCGTCGCTCATCGTGTCTCCTCTCCGGTCATCTCGGCGGCCCCGTCACCGTCGGCCTTATGGCCGGTGAGGGCCAGGAAGACCTCGTCCAGGCTGGGCTGGCCCAGCGCGAAGTCAGCCACTTCAACCCCGGCGGCCACCAGCGCGGCGATGACCTCGGCCGCCTCGCCAGGCCCCGGACAAGGGACCGACATACCCGCAGGGTCGCTGGCCAGGGTCACGGCGCCCAGAGCCCGTTCGAGTACGGCGGCCGCCTCCGGGCGTTGCGCGGGGTCGAGCAGCCGCACCCGCAGCGAGCCCGGCCCCACCGACTTCTTGAGCTGGGCGGGGGTGCCCTCGGCGATGACCCGCCCGTGGTCGATCACGGCGATGCCGTCGGCCAACTGGTCGGCCTCCTCGAGGTACTGGGTGCACAGCAGCACGGTGGTGCCCTCCGAGACCAGCACCCGCACGATGTCCCACACCTGGTTGCGGGACCGGGGGTCGAGACCGGTGGTGGGTTCGTCGAGGAACATGAGCTCGGGGGTGACCACCAAGCTGGCGGCGATGTCGAGCCGGCGCCGCATCCCCCCCGAGTAGGTGCCGACCAGCCGGCCGCCGTCGGCCGCCAGCCCGAAGGCCTCCAGCAGGTCGCCGGCCCGGGCCTTGGCCCCGGCCCAGGTCAGACCGAGCAGCCGGCCGAGCAGGACCAGGTTCTCCCGACCGGTGAGGTGCTCGTCGACCGAGGCCAACTGGCCCGTGAGGCTGATGGCCCCCCTGACCTGCTCGGCCTGCTCGACAACGTCGAAGCCCATGACCCGGGCCGTCCCGCCGTCTGGGCGCAGCAGGGTGGCCAGTATCCGGATGGTCGTGGTCTTGCCCGCACCGTTGGGCCCGAGCACGCCGTACACCGCGCCGCGCGGCACGGCCAGCTCGACGCCGTCGACGGCGCGCACCTTTCCGAACGTCTTCACCAGGCCGCTCGCCTCGATGGCCAGCGATCCGTTCATTGCGACCTCCCCGCGCCGGGTGGGCCCAGCCGCTCCGACCGTACCGCCGGGCGACCGGGAATGAGGGATAATTTCCGCTCCTCGTGACCTCTGGACCCGAAAACGCCGCGCCCTTTGCCGACCTGGGCCTGCGGGTCGAGCTGGTGGAGGCCCTCGCCGCTCTCGGCTACGAGGAGCCCACGCCCATCCAGCGCCAGGCCATCCCGCCCCTGGTGGAGGGCCGCGACCTACTGGGCCAGGCGGCCACGGGGACAGGCAAGACAGCCGCTTTCGCCCTGCCGCTGCTCGAACGCCTGGCCCCGGCCACCGAGCGCGACAGCCAGCCCGGGGCGCTGGTGCTCGTACCCACCCGGGAGCTGGCCGTCCAGGTCTCAGGGGCGGTCCACCGCTACGGGCGGGGCCTGGGGGTGAGGGTCGTGCCCATCTACGGCGGCCAGCCCATCGTCCGCCAACTCGGTGCCCTGGCCCGGGGCGTCGACATCGTGGTGGCCACGCCCGGCCGGGCCCTCGACCACATCGGCCGGGGGACGCTGGCCCTCGGGTCGCTGTCGGCCGTGGTGCTCGACGAGGCCGATGAGATGCTCGACATGGGCTTCGCCGAGGACATCGAGGCCATCCTCGGGGCCACCCCCGAGGGCCGCCAGACGGTCCTGTTCTCGGCCACCCTGCCGCCCCGGATCGACGGCATGGTGCGGCGCCACCTCCGAGACCCGGTGCGCATCCTGGTCGGCCAGGCGGCCGCCCCCGAGGGGGCCGCTCCCCTCGTGCGCCAGGTGGCCTACGTCGTGGCCCGCGCCCACAAGCCGGCCGCCCTGGGGCGGCTGCTCGACATCGAGTCGCCGGCCGCGGCCATCGTCTTCTGCCGTACCCGGGACGAGGTCGACGAGATCACCGAGCT
This DNA window, taken from Actinomycetota bacterium, encodes the following:
- a CDS encoding pyridoxamine 5'-phosphate oxidase family protein, giving the protein MGTSSVPDRDRPVMPEGYGVPASSDGLLEWPAVEDRLVASSQYWMATTRPDGRPHVVPRWGVWVDGRFWYDGAPTTVHARNLTHNRACTLHLEDGWKAVIVEGTSGPASPPGPELGARLSQAFAAKYAGRGYEPGPDAWEGEGAGGLCVLMPSKAMAWFDFPNDVTRFRFG
- a CDS encoding ABC transporter permease; the encoded protein is MSDGTATPKASPPAAADAEAVRRAISTAPRPPRPGPAAAAVAFGWRGMLKVKHVPEQLLDVTITPIMFVLMFTYIFGGAIAGSTREYLDYLLPGILVMSVLFTTVYSGVALNTDLTKGVVDRFRSLPIWRPAPLVGSLLGDSARYLLAGTVIVLVGVLLGYRPDAGVVGVVSALGLVVLFAFALSWVFTTIGLVMRAPNAVMNAGFMGIFPFTFLSNVFVDPTTLPGWLEAFVDVNPISILTTAVRGLMNGEVLTGEITVVLLVALALTAVFAPLTTRLYRRAENTG
- a CDS encoding ATP-binding cassette domain-containing protein — its product is MNGSLAIEASGLVKTFGKVRAVDGVELAVPRGAVYGVLGPNGAGKTTTIRILATLLRPDGGTARVMGFDVVEQAEQVRGAISLTGQLASVDEHLTGRENLVLLGRLLGLTWAGAKARAGDLLEAFGLAADGGRLVGTYSGGMRRRLDIAASLVVTPELMFLDEPTTGLDPRSRNQVWDIVRVLVSEGTTVLLCTQYLEEADQLADGIAVIDHGRVIAEGTPAQLKKSVGPGSLRVRLLDPAQRPEAAAVLERALGAVTLASDPAGMSVPCPGPGEAAEVIAALVAAGVEVADFALGQPSLDEVFLALTGHKADGDGAAEMTGEETR